From the genome of Gilliamella sp. wkB7, one region includes:
- the ppk1 gene encoding polyphosphate kinase 1 translates to MLSEKVYFPKELSWLSFNQRVLQEAADKSNPLIERIRFLGIYSSNLDEFYKVQFANLKKYVLIEQEQSQGSSNSKQLLRQVNQKVIQLELQFDQLYNELLLEMARNQIFLINERQLSSYQENWIKNYYKNNLRQYITPILLDSHTELIQFLKDDHAYLAVEIICETSISYALLELPTDNVSRFVLLPSEVSTKNKSIIFLDNILRYCLPEIFKVFFDALELNAYSININRDAEYELNTELDSLLELMSQGLKQRLTAQPVRFTYQKDMPRALFELLINKLRLTEQDAMPGGRYPNFKDLVKFPDLGIKNLMNKHAPNLVYNRFKQFRNSFAAIKDRDVLLYYPYYSFGHVLEIMRQASFDPAVTHIRMNIYRVAKDSRFIHAAINAANNGKKVTVVVELQARFDEEANIKWAKRLISSGIKVIYSQPKLKIHAKLFLIDRKENDEIVRYAHIGSGNFNERTARIYTDFSLLTADPAITDEVKKVFNFIENPFKPVSFNYLLVSPQNTRLRFHEFIEREIINAKAGKSAGIFLKLNAITDKEMIDALYRASSAGVKIRMIVRGTCVLVPQISHLSENIFVTSIVDQYLEHARVYIFENDGKKDTYISSADWMPRNLDNRIEVGVKIFDPIIKSTIHDIFNIQCNDNVKARIIDKDNTNNYVLRGNKKKIRAQHAIYDYLKQLETIA, encoded by the coding sequence ATGCTATCAGAAAAAGTATACTTTCCAAAAGAACTAAGTTGGTTGTCTTTTAATCAACGTGTTCTACAAGAAGCCGCCGATAAAAGTAATCCGCTTATTGAACGTATTCGATTTTTAGGAATATACTCCAGTAATCTTGATGAATTTTATAAAGTACAATTTGCTAATTTAAAAAAATACGTATTGATTGAACAAGAACAATCTCAGGGTTCATCAAATTCAAAACAGCTTTTACGACAAGTAAATCAAAAAGTCATTCAATTAGAGCTTCAGTTTGATCAGCTTTATAACGAATTATTACTTGAAATGGCCAGAAATCAGATTTTTTTGATAAATGAAAGGCAGTTATCTTCTTATCAAGAAAATTGGATAAAAAATTATTACAAAAACAATCTAAGACAGTATATCACCCCTATCCTTCTTGATAGCCATACTGAATTGATTCAATTTTTAAAAGACGATCATGCATATTTGGCTGTTGAAATAATTTGTGAAACTAGTATAAGTTATGCTCTACTTGAACTACCTACTGATAATGTTTCACGATTCGTTTTACTTCCTTCTGAAGTGTCGACAAAAAATAAATCAATTATATTTCTAGATAATATTTTACGTTATTGTCTCCCTGAGATATTTAAAGTTTTTTTTGATGCATTAGAACTAAATGCTTATTCAATCAATATAAATCGTGATGCTGAGTATGAATTAAATACCGAATTAGATAGTTTACTTGAACTAATGTCTCAAGGATTGAAACAACGCTTAACAGCTCAACCAGTTCGATTTACCTATCAAAAGGATATGCCTAGAGCATTATTTGAATTGCTTATTAACAAATTAAGATTAACTGAACAAGATGCCATGCCTGGGGGAAGATATCCGAATTTTAAAGATTTGGTGAAATTTCCTGACCTAGGTATTAAAAATTTGATGAATAAACATGCACCTAATCTAGTTTATAATAGATTCAAACAATTCAGAAATTCTTTTGCAGCAATCAAAGATCGTGATGTACTACTATATTATCCTTATTATTCATTCGGTCACGTATTAGAAATCATGCGACAGGCCTCTTTCGATCCTGCCGTGACCCACATAAGAATGAATATTTATCGAGTTGCAAAAGATTCTCGCTTTATTCACGCTGCTATAAATGCCGCCAATAATGGAAAAAAAGTTACGGTTGTTGTTGAATTACAAGCTCGTTTTGATGAAGAAGCAAATATAAAATGGGCCAAGAGATTGATTAGTAGTGGTATTAAAGTTATCTATTCACAACCAAAATTGAAAATCCATGCCAAGTTATTTTTAATTGACCGCAAGGAAAATGATGAAATAGTCCGTTATGCTCATATTGGTTCAGGCAATTTTAATGAAAGAACCGCCCGAATTTATACCGATTTTTCATTATTAACAGCAGACCCCGCTATAACTGATGAAGTAAAAAAAGTTTTCAATTTTATTGAAAATCCATTTAAACCAGTATCTTTCAATTATTTGCTGGTTTCTCCACAAAATACACGTTTACGATTTCATGAGTTTATTGAACGAGAAATAATAAATGCCAAAGCAGGAAAATCTGCAGGCATTTTCTTAAAACTCAATGCGATCACCGATAAAGAAATGATTGATGCACTTTATCGGGCATCGAGTGCGGGAGTGAAAATTAGAATGATTGTTCGAGGGACTTGCGTATTAGTTCCTCAAATATCTCATTTAAGTGAAAATATCTTTGTGACCAGCATTGTTGATCAATATTTAGAACATGCTCGAGTTTATATTTTTGAAAATGATGGAAAAAAGGATACTTATATTTCTTCAGCAGATTGGATGCCTAGGAATTTAGATAATCGTATTGAAGTTGGCGTTAAAATTTTTGACCCTATTATAAAATCTACGATTCACGATATATTTAATATCCAATGTAATGACAATGTTAAAGCTAGAATTATTGATAAAGATAACACTAACAATTATGTATTAAGAGGTAATAAAAAGAAAATTAGAGCACAACATGCTATTTATGATTATTTAAAACAATTAGAAACAATCGCATAA
- a CDS encoding Ppx/GppA phosphatase family protein produces MTKLNEYAVIDLGSNSFHMVIARCINGTSQIIYKNKKNIHLATGLNENNELSESSIKRGVECLALFAERLQGFPTENVRIVATHTLRIAKNKQIFLTAAARVIPYPVEIISGQEEARLIYLGTMTTESTNITNTNFVIDIGGGSTEIAIGKGNNLKPYIVASRPMGCVTYTKQFFSQKKIDKTSFQRAKLAAAQQIESIINTIKKQNISIAFGTSGTIKSIYKILLDLGVSDGIITQKRLDDLISYILEFESFYDIQYPSLSDERKNVFVSGLAIFSGVFDALELQDLRYCPGALREGVLYELIDGPNYRDIRETTAETLSQHYNIDERHAKQVVKTTKYLYSQWKRQSPIIIPMHLESILYWAAQLHEVGLKINFSSIHKHSSYILQNSNLPGFNEEQQLLLSSLVRYHRKSINIDNLPYFSLFEYKHIISLLQILRLSILINNQRNNDLNLNAFRLKLIDDKLTNITLEIDEGFIENNKLILLDLEQEQKYWKTVNDWKLSIKIF; encoded by the coding sequence GTGACTAAATTAAATGAATATGCTGTTATTGATCTTGGATCAAATAGTTTTCATATGGTCATTGCTCGGTGTATAAATGGTACTTCACAAATTATTTATAAAAATAAAAAAAATATTCATTTAGCTACCGGATTAAATGAAAACAATGAGTTAAGTGAATCAAGTATCAAACGTGGCGTAGAATGTCTTGCTTTGTTTGCTGAGAGATTACAGGGTTTTCCGACTGAAAATGTTAGGATTGTCGCAACACACACATTACGCATTGCCAAAAATAAACAAATATTTTTGACAGCAGCGGCTAGAGTAATACCTTATCCTGTTGAAATTATTTCAGGGCAAGAGGAAGCTCGCTTAATTTATCTGGGCACGATGACTACCGAATCGACCAACATAACTAATACGAACTTCGTTATAGATATAGGTGGTGGATCGACTGAGATAGCAATAGGTAAAGGCAATAATCTTAAACCTTACATCGTTGCGAGTAGACCAATGGGATGTGTCACTTATACAAAGCAGTTTTTTTCCCAAAAAAAGATCGATAAAACATCTTTTCAACGAGCTAAACTTGCCGCGGCACAACAAATAGAAAGCATTATTAATACTATAAAAAAACAGAATATTAGTATTGCTTTTGGTACATCTGGAACGATCAAATCCATTTACAAAATACTGTTGGATTTGGGTGTAAGTGATGGGATCATAACTCAAAAACGGTTAGATGATCTAATCAGTTATATTTTAGAATTTGAATCTTTCTATGATATTCAATACCCTTCTCTTTCCGATGAAAGAAAAAATGTTTTTGTTAGCGGCCTTGCTATATTTAGCGGTGTTTTTGATGCATTAGAGTTACAAGACTTAAGATATTGTCCCGGTGCTCTACGAGAAGGCGTATTATATGAACTCATTGATGGTCCCAATTATCGAGATATTAGAGAAACGACAGCTGAGACTCTCTCTCAACATTATAATATAGACGAACGGCATGCAAAGCAGGTTGTTAAAACAACCAAGTATTTATATTCACAGTGGAAAAGACAATCTCCTATTATTATTCCAATGCATTTAGAATCAATATTATACTGGGCAGCACAATTACATGAAGTAGGATTAAAAATCAATTTTTCTTCTATACATAAACATTCAAGTTATATTTTACAAAATAGTAATCTTCCTGGATTTAATGAAGAACAACAGCTTCTTTTATCTTCTCTTGTTCGTTATCATAGAAAATCAATAAATATTGATAATTTGCCATATTTCAGCCTTTTTGAATATAAGCATATTATTTCATTATTACAGATATTGAGATTATCAATATTAATCAATAATCAGCGTAATAATGATCTGAATTTAAATGCTTTTCGTTTGAAGTTAATTGATGACAAATTAACAAATATTACTTTAGAGATAGATGAGGGATTCATTGAAAATAATAAACTTATTTTGCTTGATTTAGAACAAGAACAAAAATATTGGAAAACAGTCAATGACTGGAAGTTATCAATTAAAATATTTTAA